In Pseudochaenichthys georgianus unplaced genomic scaffold, fPseGeo1.2 scaffold_360_arrow_ctg1, whole genome shotgun sequence, one genomic interval encodes:
- the wdr45 gene encoding WD repeat domain phosphoinositide-interacting protein 4 gives MAQQRGVNSLQFNQDQSCFCCAMETGVRIYNVEPLMEKGHLDHEQIGSVASCSMLHRSNLLALVGGGINPKFSEISMLVWDDARESRDPKEKLVLEFTFTKPVLAVRMRQDKIIIVLKNRIYVYSFPNNPVKLFEFDTRDNPKGLCDLSPSLEKQLLVFPGHKCGSLQLVDLSNTKPGTSSAPFTINAHQSEIACVALNQPGSVAASASRKGTLIRLFDTTTRDKLVELRRGTDPATLYCINFSHDSSFLCASSDKGTVHIFALKDTKLNRRSALARVGKVGPVIGQYVDSQWSLASFTVPAECACICAFGKNTSKNVNSVIAICVDGTFHKYVFTPDGNCNREAFDVYLDICDDDDF, from the exons ATGGCTCAGCAGAGAGGAGTCAACAGCCTGCAGTTCAACCAGGACCAGA GCTGTTTCTGCTGTGCGATGGAGACGGGGGTCAGGATTTATAACGTGGAGCCGCTGATGGAGAAAGGACACCTGG acCATGAGCAGATAGGCAGCGTGGCTTCCTGCTCGATGTTACATCGCTCTAACCTGCTGGCGTTGGTCGGAGGAGGAATCAACCCAAAGTTCTCTGAAATATCCA TGCTGGTGTGGGACGACGCTCGGGAGTCTCGAGACCCGAAAGAGAAGCTGGTTCTGGAGTTCACGTTCACCAAACCAGTGCTGGCCGTCCGCATGAGGCAGGACAA GATCATCATCGTGTTAAAGAACCGGATCTATGTCTACAGCTTCCCAAATAACCCCGTCAAActgtttgagtttgacaccagaGATAACCCCAAAG GTCTGTGTGACCTGAGTCCCAGCCTGGAGAAGCAGCTGCTGGTGTTTCCAGGTCATAAGTGTGGAAGCCTGCAGCTCGTA GATTTGTCGAACACGAAGCCCGGCACGTCCTCGGCTCCGTTCACCATCAACGCCCATCAGAGTGAGATCGCCTGCGTGGCTCTGAACCAGCCGGGCAGCGTGGCGGCGTCCGCGTCTCGCAAAGGAACGTTGATCCGTCTGTTCGACACCACGACACGAGACAAACTGGTGGAGCTGCGCCGGGGAACAGACCCCGCCACACTCTACTG CATCAACTTCAGCCACGACTCGTCCTTCCTGTGTGCGTCCAGCGATAAAGGAACCGTCCACATCTTCGCTCTGAAAGACACCAAACTGAACCGCCGCTCAGC gctggCGCGTGTGGGGAAGGTGGgccctgtgattggtcagtaCGTGGACAGTCAGTGGTCGTTGGCCAGCTTCACGGTTCCCGCTGAATGCGCCTGTATCTGCGCCTTCGGGAAAAACACGTCCAAGAACGTCAACTCCGTCATCG CCATCTGTGTGGACGGGACCTTCCATAAGTACGTCTTCACCCCCGATGGAAACTGCAACCGAGAAGCCTTCGACGTTTACCTCGACATCTGCGACGATGATGACTTCTGA
- the LOC117442229 gene encoding L antigen family member 3-like, translating into MAATDREMNPESEKLQFRLDVPFPSPGDAAIALGSLSPDREPRKGGIDKQLTVTDRTLTVRWSADEARILRVSVDSFLDNLSLVLETMQMFAPPASQ; encoded by the exons ATGGCGGCGACGGACAGAGAAATGAATCCAGAATCGGAGAAACTGCAGTT CCGGCTGGACGTGCCCTTCCCCTCCCCCGGAGACGCCGCCATCGCCCTGGGCTCGCTGTCTCCGGACCGAGAGCCCAGGAAGGGAGGGATCGACAAACAGCTGACGGTGACGGACAGGACGCTGACTGT GAGGTGGAGTGCTGACGAGGCTCGGATCCTCCGGGTCTCTGTGGACTCCTTCCTGGATAATCTGTCGCTCGTCCTGGAGACCATGCAGATGTTCGCCCCCCCCGCCtcacagtga